In the genome of Helicovermis profundi, the window AAGAACTTGGTCTAGTGCCACAAGATATAGCCCTTTACACCGAACTAAGTGGATACGAAAATCTTAAATTTTGGGGAAGTTTATATGGATTAAAGGGGGCTAGATTAAAAGAGCGAATTAAAATTGTTTCTGAAATAATTGGAATTACAGATAGGCTTAAGGACAAAGTGGAGAATTATTCGGGTGGCATGAAAAGAAGGATAAATATTGGTGCTGCTCTTATTCATGATCCAAGCTTTATTATACTAGATGAACCAACAGTTGGAATAGACCCACAGTCAAGAAATCATATTCTTGATACGGTTGTTAATTTAAGTAAAGAAGGTAAAACTATTATCTATACTTCTCACTATATGGAAGAAGTTGAGTATATTTGCACACAAATATATATACTTGATGAAGGAAAAATTATTGCTAAAGGGACTAAAGAAGAATTAATTGATGAAAAACATCCAAATTTAGAATCAGTATTTTTAAATTTGACAGGAAAAGAGCTTAGAGATTAGGAGGATTTTATGTTAAGAATAAATATAATAAAAGATATAAAAGTAATATTTTCTGACAAAAAAGCACTTTTGATTTTAATATT includes:
- a CDS encoding ABC transporter ATP-binding protein, yielding MEILRTENLYKKFNDVKAVNDISFNVSKGEIVGLLGPNGAGKSTLISIISTLLKEDSGQVYYKNINNHDKECLIKKELGLVPQDIALYTELSGYENLKFWGSLYGLKGARLKERIKIVSEIIGITDRLKDKVENYSGGMKRRINIGAALIHDPSFIILDEPTVGIDPQSRNHILDTVVNLSKEGKTIIYTSHYMEEVEYICTQIYILDEGKIIAKGTKEELIDEKHPNLESVFLNLTGKELRD